In Alkalihalobacterium alkalinitrilicum, a genomic segment contains:
- the hisS gene encoding histidine--tRNA ligase, whose protein sequence is MSIHIPRGTQDILPGTSELWQFVERKAQDICRRYNYKEIRTPIFEHTELFQRGVGDTTDIVQKETYTFTDRGDRSLTLRPEGTASVTRAFVENKLYGNPGQPTKLYYIGPMFRYERPQSGRMRQFVQFGIEALGSNDPGIDAEVMALAMEFYRELGLTGLKLVINSLGDTESRIAHREALINHFKPRINEFCSDCQQRLEKNPLRILDCKKDRDHELMATAPSILDYLNEESVSYFEKVKQHLDTMGISYVVDQTLVRGLDYYNHTAFEIMIEGEGFGAITTLCGGGRYNGLVENIGGPETPGIGFALSIERLLMALKATNIVIPIEQSIDCYIVALGDTAKDKAASLLFELRRAGLSCEKDYLDKKVKAQFKAADRLEAKYTAVIGEDELVANKINVKKMSTGEQVEVSLDEFITYMQDTLKEE, encoded by the coding sequence ATGAGTATACATATTCCACGAGGAACCCAAGACATTTTGCCTGGAACTTCTGAGTTGTGGCAATTTGTTGAAAGAAAAGCACAAGATATTTGCCGACGCTACAATTATAAAGAAATTAGAACCCCGATTTTTGAACATACAGAACTCTTTCAACGTGGTGTAGGTGACACAACAGATATCGTTCAAAAAGAAACGTATACGTTTACGGATCGTGGCGATCGTAGTCTTACCCTACGGCCAGAAGGAACGGCATCGGTAACACGAGCGTTTGTTGAAAATAAGTTATATGGAAATCCAGGGCAACCGACAAAGTTGTATTATATAGGACCTATGTTTCGTTATGAGCGCCCACAATCAGGAAGAATGCGTCAATTTGTGCAATTTGGGATTGAAGCGTTAGGAAGTAATGACCCTGGGATTGATGCTGAAGTCATGGCACTTGCTATGGAATTCTACCGTGAATTAGGGCTAACTGGCTTGAAGCTTGTGATTAATAGTCTTGGCGACACAGAAAGCCGAATTGCTCACCGCGAGGCATTAATTAACCATTTTAAACCAAGAATAAATGAGTTTTGTTCAGACTGTCAGCAAAGACTCGAGAAAAACCCATTACGAATTTTAGACTGTAAAAAAGATAGGGATCATGAATTAATGGCAACGGCTCCTTCGATACTAGATTATTTAAATGAAGAGTCAGTCTCTTACTTTGAAAAAGTGAAACAACACTTGGATACAATGGGAATTTCATATGTAGTGGATCAGACATTAGTTCGAGGTTTAGATTATTACAACCATACTGCATTTGAGATCATGATTGAAGGTGAAGGTTTCGGTGCAATTACCACTTTATGTGGTGGTGGACGTTACAACGGTCTCGTCGAAAATATTGGAGGTCCAGAAACTCCTGGTATTGGTTTTGCTCTTAGCATTGAACGTTTGCTTATGGCGTTAAAAGCCACCAATATTGTTATTCCAATTGAACAATCGATTGATTGTTACATTGTTGCGTTAGGTGACACTGCGAAAGATAAAGCTGCTAGTCTTTTATTTGAATTACGCAGAGCTGGATTATCTTGTGAAAAAGATTATTTAGACAAAAAAGTTAAGGCACAATTTAAAGCTGCTGATCGACTCGAAGCAAAGTATACAGCTGTTATAGGAGAAGACGAATTAGTAGCAAATAAAATAAATGTGAAGAAAATGAGCACAGGCGAACAAGTAGAAGTATCACTTGATGAATTTATTACATATATGCAAGATACATTGAAGGAGGAGTAA
- a CDS encoding tRNA threonylcarbamoyladenosine dehydratase: protein MLYQFSRNELAIGKDGIQTLKNSTVAVLGVGGVGSFSAEALARSGVGRLVLVDKDYVDITNVNRQIHALISTVGKPKVDLMKERIKDINPDCEVIALKMFYTEETYEQFFDYGLDFVVDACDTITYKIHVIKQCLQRNIGIISSMGVANKMDPTRLRIADISKTSYDPIAKVVRTKLRKEGIHKGVNVVFSDESPVKIREEIRKEIVPESAEEGPIRKAKLPPSSNAFVPSVSGLIMAGHVITKILEQNHIHIER, encoded by the coding sequence ATGTTGTATCAATTTTCAAGAAATGAATTAGCAATCGGAAAAGATGGAATTCAAACGTTAAAAAACAGCACAGTCGCAGTATTAGGGGTTGGTGGAGTCGGTTCATTTTCGGCAGAAGCATTAGCAAGATCAGGTGTTGGACGCCTTGTACTTGTGGATAAAGATTATGTCGATATTACAAACGTAAACCGTCAAATTCATGCTCTAATATCCACAGTGGGCAAGCCGAAAGTAGACTTAATGAAAGAACGAATAAAAGATATTAATCCTGATTGTGAAGTCATTGCTCTAAAAATGTTTTATACAGAAGAAACGTATGAACAATTTTTTGATTATGGTTTAGATTTTGTCGTTGATGCGTGTGATACAATAACGTACAAAATTCATGTCATTAAACAATGCTTGCAACGCAACATTGGCATTATTTCGAGTATGGGTGTAGCCAATAAAATGGACCCAACGCGGTTGCGTATTGCTGATATTTCTAAAACGAGTTATGATCCGATTGCTAAAGTGGTTCGGACAAAGCTCCGTAAAGAAGGAATACATAAAGGAGTCAATGTTGTTTTCTCAGACGAAAGCCCAGTCAAAATTCGTGAAGAAATCCGGAAAGAAATTGTTCCCGAATCTGCAGAAGAAGGACCGATTCGGAAGGCAAAACTCCCACCATCTTCTAATGCATTTGTGCCCTCAGTTTCAGGGTTGATTATGGCAGGCCATGTTATTACGAAGATACTAGAACAAAATCACATTCATATTGAACGATAA
- a CDS encoding adenine phosphoribosyltransferase produces MDFKKYITIVEDYPKEGIRFKDITTLMQDGEVYKKAIEELSNYANKKNADVIVGPEARGFVVGCPIAFALEKGFVPVRKKGKLPREVISVDYGLEYGKDSLTIHKDSIQKGQRVVIADDLLATGGTIEATINMVEQLGGEVVGIAFLIELTYLDGRDKLKNYDVFTLTQY; encoded by the coding sequence ATGGATTTCAAAAAGTATATTACGATCGTAGAAGATTATCCAAAAGAAGGAATTCGTTTTAAAGACATTACAACATTAATGCAAGATGGAGAAGTATATAAAAAAGCAATTGAAGAACTATCAAATTACGCAAACAAAAAAAATGCAGACGTTATTGTTGGACCAGAAGCACGAGGTTTCGTGGTTGGTTGTCCGATTGCATTTGCCTTAGAGAAAGGCTTTGTCCCTGTACGAAAAAAAGGAAAGCTTCCCCGTGAAGTTATTTCTGTTGACTATGGTTTAGAATATGGAAAAGATAGTTTAACGATCCATAAAGATTCAATTCAAAAAGGACAACGTGTCGTCATCGCAGATGACCTTCTGGCAACTGGAGGAACAATTGAAGCTACTATAAATATGGTGGAGCAATTAGGAGGAGAAGTTGTTGGAATTGCTTTTCTAATTGAACTAACGTATTTAGATGGAAGAGACAAACTAAAGAACTATGATGTGTTTACATTAACACAATATTAA
- the aspS gene encoding aspartate--tRNA ligase → MIGRTHHCGQILENTIGERVQLKGWVQTRRDLGQVIFIDLRDRSGIVQIVFNPEVSAEAHTIADRVRGEYVLDVEGIVVKREAETVNEKIPTGKVEVHVDQITILNASKALPFQIEEDTEASEDVRLRYRYLDLRRPDMQNIFTLRHKTTKLIRDTLDNEQFLEIETPMLTKSTPEGARDYLVPSRVHHGEFYALPQSPQLFKQLLMVSGFERYYQIVRCFRDEDLRADRQPEFTQVDIETSFMDKEDLLGMMETMMAKIMKELKGIDITTPFQRLTYDDAMNRYGSDKPDTRFGLELSELTDVMKNSQFKVFANAIANGGIVKGLNVKGAATKLTRKEIDDLADFVAIYGAKGLAWLKVEESELKGPIAKFLSEEETSGMREAMNAEPGDLLFFAADKKQIVFDSLGALRLKFGKDLDLIDKSKFNFLWVVDFPLVEFDEDGNRYVALHHPFTSPKKEDLHLLDTDPGHVRAEAYDLVLNGYELGGGSQRIYQRDVQEKMFTALGFSEEEAKEQFGFLLDAFEYGTPPHGGIALGLDRLIMLLAGRNNLRDTIAFPKTASASCLLTNAPGTVSDAQLRELNLSIVPKKEEEKKVQV, encoded by the coding sequence ATGATAGGGAGAACACACCACTGTGGCCAAATATTAGAGAATACAATTGGTGAAAGAGTACAGTTAAAAGGATGGGTGCAAACTCGTCGTGATTTAGGACAAGTTATTTTTATTGATTTAAGAGACCGTTCTGGTATTGTACAAATCGTATTTAATCCAGAAGTTTCAGCTGAAGCCCATACGATTGCTGACCGTGTTCGTGGTGAGTATGTGTTAGATGTTGAAGGAATAGTAGTTAAACGTGAAGCTGAAACTGTTAATGAAAAAATTCCAACGGGAAAAGTAGAAGTGCATGTTGATCAAATTACCATTCTAAATGCATCAAAAGCGCTTCCTTTTCAAATTGAAGAAGATACAGAAGCTTCAGAAGATGTTCGCTTACGCTACCGATACTTGGATTTACGACGTCCTGATATGCAAAACATCTTTACGTTACGTCATAAAACGACGAAATTAATTCGCGATACACTGGACAACGAGCAATTTTTAGAAATCGAAACACCAATGTTAACAAAAAGTACACCAGAAGGAGCTCGTGACTATCTAGTGCCGAGCCGAGTACATCATGGAGAGTTTTACGCACTTCCTCAGTCACCACAGCTATTCAAACAGTTATTAATGGTTTCTGGTTTTGAGCGCTATTATCAAATTGTTCGTTGTTTCCGAGATGAGGATTTACGAGCGGATCGTCAACCTGAATTTACTCAAGTCGATATTGAGACTTCATTTATGGATAAAGAAGACTTGCTTGGGATGATGGAAACGATGATGGCAAAAATCATGAAAGAATTAAAAGGAATCGATATCACTACTCCTTTCCAACGATTAACTTACGATGATGCGATGAACCGTTACGGGTCAGATAAGCCTGATACCCGTTTTGGTTTAGAGTTATCTGAGTTAACAGATGTGATGAAGAACTCACAATTCAAAGTGTTTGCCAATGCGATTGCCAATGGAGGCATCGTGAAAGGATTAAATGTAAAAGGTGCCGCTACTAAACTTACTCGTAAAGAAATTGACGACCTAGCAGACTTTGTTGCGATTTACGGGGCAAAAGGCTTAGCTTGGTTAAAAGTTGAAGAAAGCGAGTTGAAAGGACCAATTGCGAAGTTCTTAAGCGAGGAAGAAACGAGTGGTATGCGTGAAGCAATGAATGCTGAACCAGGTGACTTGTTGTTCTTTGCTGCTGATAAAAAGCAAATCGTGTTTGATAGCTTAGGAGCGTTACGTTTAAAATTCGGTAAGGACCTAGATTTAATTGATAAGAGCAAGTTTAATTTCTTATGGGTTGTAGATTTTCCATTAGTAGAGTTTGATGAAGACGGTAATCGTTATGTAGCGCTTCACCATCCATTTACAAGTCCGAAAAAAGAAGATTTACATTTACTTGATACAGACCCTGGTCATGTTCGTGCGGAAGCGTATGACCTCGTACTGAATGGTTATGAGCTTGGTGGTGGTTCACAACGTATTTATCAACGTGATGTCCAAGAAAAAATGTTTACTGCACTAGGGTTTTCTGAAGAAGAGGCGAAAGAACAGTTCGGGTTCCTTTTAGACGCGTTTGAATATGGTACACCGCCACATGGTGGTATTGCATTAGGTTTAGATCGTCTCATTATGCTATTAGCAGGGAGAAATAATTTACGTGATACGATTGCATTTCCGAAAACAGCGAGTGCAAGTTGCTTGTTAACAAACGCACCAGGCACGGTGAGTGATGCACAACTTCGTGAATTGAATTTATCGATTGTTCCTAAAAAAGAAGAAGAAAAAAAAGTTCAAGTTTAA
- the dtd gene encoding D-aminoacyl-tRNA deacylase, protein MKVVLQRVSEASVKVNEEVVGKINSGLMLLVGITHEDTIEDVKYLSDKIVNLRIFEDEEDKLNLSLLDVGGQILSISQFTLYGDCRKGRRPNFMGAAKPDIAEPLYETFNEQLRQKGVQVETGIFGAMMDVQLINYGPVTLILDSKQN, encoded by the coding sequence ATGAAAGTTGTTTTACAAAGGGTAAGTGAAGCATCAGTAAAAGTGAATGAAGAGGTTGTCGGAAAAATTAATTCTGGCTTGATGCTTCTTGTTGGAATTACTCATGAAGATACGATTGAAGATGTAAAGTATTTAAGTGATAAAATTGTTAACCTCCGTATTTTTGAAGATGAAGAAGATAAATTAAACCTTTCGTTATTAGATGTCGGCGGGCAAATTTTATCAATTTCTCAATTCACACTTTATGGAGACTGCCGTAAAGGACGCAGGCCCAACTTTATGGGGGCAGCGAAACCCGATATTGCTGAACCGTTATACGAAACCTTTAATGAACAATTGCGTCAAAAAGGTGTGCAAGTTGAAACTGGGATTTTTGGAGCGATGATGGATGTACAGCTCATTAATTATGGTCCCGTGACATTAATCCTTGATAGTAAACAAAATTAA
- a CDS encoding homoserine dehydrogenase yields the protein MLSIGIIGYGTVGSGVYERLTSSKEELQSALKKEIQVKKVLVRDCKKERNNQGAKQCMTSDPVNFFQNQYDVVFEAIGGVEPARDYIIKLIQAGTSIITANKELIAKHGAELEKLAKEYQVYLGFEAAVGGGIPIVNSFKTLFTTTPIRSVSGILNGTTNYILTEMKEKNRQFDDVLAEAKVLGYAEADPTDDIEGYDALYKIRILSRLAFNEWPREENFSCKGISGMEVEAIEFAERQGLTIKLIAKTANEDGVISGFVSPSFVTQTHPLYNINGVTNGVCIDGETVDCITMSGPGAGKEATANSMVEDFVLHEQFQGFERRKVRLSNQVSNKETKVVVFVDEFEKEEVVLQLRTISDCIDTEDTMNGKLALIVKLGYGKTVYDLETLIQKSSYPLLGDFSVNKIALLS from the coding sequence TTGTTAAGTATTGGAATTATTGGTTATGGTACAGTAGGTTCAGGTGTATATGAGCGACTAACAAGTTCGAAAGAGGAATTGCAAAGTGCTTTAAAAAAAGAAATACAGGTAAAAAAAGTGCTAGTGAGGGATTGTAAAAAAGAGCGAAATAATCAAGGTGCAAAGCAATGTATGACGAGCGACCCGGTTAATTTTTTTCAAAACCAATACGACGTTGTTTTTGAGGCGATTGGTGGTGTTGAACCTGCAAGAGACTACATAATAAAACTCATTCAGGCAGGAACATCTATTATTACAGCTAATAAAGAACTAATTGCTAAGCACGGGGCAGAACTAGAGAAGTTAGCTAAGGAGTACCAAGTATATTTAGGCTTTGAAGCAGCTGTTGGTGGTGGAATTCCGATCGTAAACAGTTTTAAAACCTTATTTACAACAACACCGATTCGATCGGTGTCAGGAATTTTGAATGGGACAACAAACTACATTTTAACGGAGATGAAGGAGAAAAATCGGCAGTTTGATGACGTCTTAGCTGAGGCTAAGGTGCTAGGTTATGCTGAAGCGGATCCCACGGACGATATAGAAGGGTATGACGCATTATATAAAATAAGAATTTTAAGTCGGTTGGCGTTTAATGAATGGCCGCGTGAAGAGAATTTCTCCTGTAAAGGGATTAGTGGGATGGAAGTAGAAGCCATTGAATTTGCAGAACGCCAAGGGTTAACGATTAAACTCATTGCAAAAACGGCAAACGAAGACGGAGTAATTAGTGGTTTTGTATCGCCTTCATTCGTAACGCAAACACACCCACTGTACAATATTAATGGTGTAACGAATGGTGTATGTATTGATGGAGAAACGGTTGACTGTATTACGATGAGTGGACCAGGTGCAGGAAAAGAAGCAACTGCTAATAGTATGGTAGAAGACTTTGTTCTCCATGAACAATTTCAAGGTTTTGAAAGACGAAAGGTCCGGCTTTCAAACCAGGTATCGAACAAGGAAACAAAAGTGGTAGTATTTGTTGATGAATTTGAAAAAGAAGAAGTTGTTTTACAACTTCGTACAATTTCAGACTGTATAGATACGGAAGACACCATGAACGGAAAACTAGCTCTCATTGTGAAGTTAGGTTATGGAAAAACAGTATATGATCTAGAAACCTTAATTCAAAAAAGCAGTTACCCGCTTTTAGGCGATTTTTCAGTTAATAAAATTGCTTTACTTTCCTAA
- a CDS encoding (Fe-S)-binding protein yields the protein MKVSLFVTCLADVFYPGVGKDTVEILERLNCEVVFPDNQTCCGQPAYNSGYHKEAKDVAKHMIETFASSDYVVSPSGSCVSMIHEYPHLFKDDQAWQERAKALVAKTFELTQFIVDVLKIEDVGASLPTKATYHTSCHMTRLLGVKDAPMKLLENVEGLEFASLPNKETCCGFGGTFSVKMVPISEQMVNEKIEHIEETEAEVLIGADCGCLMNIGGRIERQGKPIKVMHIAQVLNSKK from the coding sequence ATGAAAGTATCATTATTTGTAACTTGTCTAGCGGATGTTTTCTATCCAGGTGTCGGAAAAGATACGGTCGAAATATTAGAGCGTCTAAATTGTGAAGTTGTATTTCCAGATAATCAAACGTGCTGTGGTCAACCAGCATACAATAGTGGGTATCATAAGGAAGCAAAGGATGTTGCCAAGCATATGATCGAGACGTTTGCCTCATCTGATTATGTGGTATCGCCGTCTGGTTCTTGCGTTTCTATGATTCATGAATATCCTCACCTTTTTAAAGACGATCAAGCGTGGCAGGAAAGAGCGAAAGCGTTAGTAGCTAAAACGTTTGAACTAACACAGTTTATTGTAGATGTACTAAAAATTGAAGATGTGGGAGCATCGTTACCTACAAAAGCAACGTACCATACATCTTGTCACATGACTCGTTTATTAGGTGTTAAAGATGCCCCGATGAAGTTGTTAGAAAATGTCGAAGGGTTAGAATTTGCTAGCTTACCAAATAAAGAAACGTGCTGTGGTTTTGGTGGAACATTCTCAGTTAAAATGGTTCCAATTTCAGAGCAGATGGTGAATGAAAAAATTGAACATATCGAAGAAACAGAAGCTGAAGTTTTAATTGGGGCGGATTGTGGTTGTTTAATGAATATTGGTGGTCGGATTGAACGTCAGGGTAAACCAATCAAAGTGATGCATATTGCACAGGTTTTAAATAGTAAAAAATAA
- a CDS encoding RelA/SpoT family protein, with amino-acid sequence MTIDQLFEKAERYLSEKDMAFIKKAYAYAEEAHSQQYRKSGEPYIHHPIQVAGILVELGMDPDTIAAAFLHDVVEDTDVTLEELKEAFNSEVAMLVDGVTKLGKIKYKSKEEQQAENHRKMFVAMAKDIRVILIKLADRLHNMRTLKHLPPEKQRRISNETLEIFAPLAHRLGISTIKWELEDTALRYLDPQQYYRIVNLMKKKRAEREQYIDEVVKRIRSNLNDIHVVADISGRPKHIYSIYRKMALQNKQFNEIYDLLAVRIIVKNIKDCYAVLGVIHTCWKPMPGRFKDYIAMPKANMYQSLHTTVLGPTGDPLEVQIRSEEMHRIAEFGVAAHWAYKEGKSVSNDGESMETKLTWFREIIEFQNDSHDAQEFMESLKIDLFSDMVFVFTPKGDVIELPRGSVPLDFAYRIHSEIGNRCIGAKVNGKMVTLDHQLKTGDIIEIMTSKHSYGPSQDWIKITQSSHAKNKIRQWFKKERREENVVKGREVIEKEVKALDLDPKEVITPENLDEVAHKFSFAGEEDMFAAVGYGGMSPKQIVNRLAEKFRKDTGQEQEEQSLAQAVAEIQTLAPKKKTSTGVTVKGVDNLLIRLSKCCSPVPGDDIIGYITKGRGVSIHRTDCPNVLTEEAKTRLLQVEWEASHLEHKSYHVDIEITGFDRNGLLNQVLHAVTESRTTINAVSGRSDHRNKVATIHMTILIQNIDHLHKVVEKIKQLPHIYSVRRIMH; translated from the coding sequence ATGACGATAGATCAATTATTTGAAAAAGCAGAGCGCTATCTCTCAGAAAAAGATATGGCGTTTATAAAAAAAGCATATGCATATGCTGAAGAGGCACATAGTCAGCAGTATCGAAAATCTGGTGAACCATATATTCACCATCCGATTCAAGTTGCGGGCATACTTGTTGAATTAGGAATGGACCCAGATACGATTGCAGCTGCGTTTCTTCACGATGTGGTAGAAGATACAGATGTGACACTTGAAGAGCTGAAAGAGGCTTTTAATAGTGAAGTAGCGATGCTCGTTGACGGAGTCACAAAACTAGGGAAAATTAAGTATAAGTCCAAAGAAGAACAACAGGCAGAGAACCATCGGAAAATGTTTGTGGCGATGGCGAAAGATATTCGTGTTATCTTAATTAAACTTGCAGACCGTCTTCATAATATGCGAACTCTGAAACATCTGCCTCCAGAAAAACAGCGCCGAATTTCAAATGAAACATTGGAAATATTTGCTCCGTTGGCTCATCGTCTAGGGATTTCAACAATTAAATGGGAATTAGAAGATACAGCTCTTCGTTATTTAGATCCTCAGCAATACTATCGAATCGTTAATCTAATGAAGAAGAAACGTGCAGAGAGAGAGCAATATATTGATGAGGTTGTTAAGAGAATTCGATCGAACTTAAACGATATTCATGTTGTGGCTGATATTTCTGGAAGACCGAAGCATATTTACAGTATCTATCGAAAGATGGCCTTGCAAAATAAACAGTTTAATGAAATTTATGATTTATTAGCTGTTCGGATCATCGTAAAGAATATTAAAGATTGCTATGCAGTTCTTGGTGTTATTCATACGTGCTGGAAGCCTATGCCTGGTCGTTTTAAAGATTATATTGCGATGCCAAAAGCAAACATGTATCAATCTCTTCATACGACTGTTCTTGGCCCAACGGGTGATCCGCTAGAAGTTCAAATCCGATCTGAAGAAATGCATCGTATTGCGGAATTTGGGGTCGCGGCTCACTGGGCATATAAAGAAGGTAAAAGTGTTTCTAATGACGGTGAATCAATGGAAACCAAATTGACATGGTTCCGGGAAATTATTGAGTTCCAAAATGATTCACACGATGCTCAAGAATTTATGGAATCACTAAAAATCGACTTGTTTTCTGATATGGTATTTGTTTTCACGCCAAAAGGAGATGTCATCGAGCTTCCAAGGGGATCTGTCCCATTAGATTTTGCTTATCGCATTCATTCTGAAATCGGCAATCGCTGTATTGGGGCAAAAGTGAATGGAAAGATGGTAACTCTAGATCATCAACTTAAAACAGGCGATATCATTGAAATTATGACTTCGAAGCATTCGTATGGTCCTAGTCAAGATTGGATTAAAATAACACAAAGTTCTCACGCCAAAAATAAAATACGCCAGTGGTTTAAGAAAGAGCGTCGAGAAGAAAATGTAGTTAAAGGTAGAGAAGTGATAGAAAAAGAAGTGAAGGCCCTTGATTTAGATCCAAAAGAGGTTATCACGCCTGAAAATCTCGATGAAGTGGCCCATAAGTTTAGCTTTGCGGGTGAAGAAGATATGTTTGCCGCTGTTGGTTATGGTGGCATGAGTCCTAAGCAAATTGTAAACCGTTTAGCTGAAAAATTTAGAAAAGATACTGGTCAAGAGCAAGAAGAGCAATCGCTTGCTCAAGCAGTAGCAGAAATCCAAACATTAGCACCGAAGAAAAAGACGAGTACAGGTGTTACGGTAAAAGGTGTAGATAATTTATTAATCAGGTTATCAAAATGCTGTAGTCCTGTTCCTGGTGATGACATTATTGGTTATATCACCAAAGGGCGTGGTGTTTCAATTCACCGTACAGACTGTCCAAATGTGTTAACGGAAGAAGCGAAGACACGCTTATTGCAGGTTGAATGGGAAGCGAGTCATCTAGAACATAAAAGTTATCACGTCGATATCGAAATTACTGGATTTGACCGAAATGGCTTATTGAATCAAGTGCTCCACGCAGTTACTGAATCCAGAACGACAATAAATGCAGTGTCGGGTCGTTCCGACCACCGGAATAAGGTTGCAACGATTCATATGACGATATTAATTCAGAATATCGATCATTTGCATAAAGTAGTAGAAAAAATTAAGCAATTGCCTCATATCTATTCTGTACGCAGAATTATGCATTAA
- a CDS encoding LutB/LldF family L-lactate oxidation iron-sulfur protein, translating to MPMKISDEQFFGRVEKGLKNEFMRNAMVSAQERLKNKKLEAQEELGNWEEWRNLAEEIRQHTLENLDYYLEQLTDNVIQRGGNVFFAQTAEEANEYITNIAKQKQAKKIIKSKSMVTEEISMNQALEALGCEVIESDLGEYILQIDDHDPPSHLVAPALHKNKDQIRDTFQEKRGYTKSSKPEELALFAREQLRAEFLEADIGITGCNFAVAESGSISLVTNEGNARLSTTLPKTQITVMGMERIVPTWEELDILVSMLCRSAVGQKLTSYITGLTGPKDAGDVDGPEEFHLVIVDNGRSNILGTEFQSALQCIRCAACINVCPIYRHIGGHSYGSIYPGPIGAVLSPLLGGYDDYKELPFASSLCAACTEACPVKIPLHDLLVKHRRNIVEEQGKGGFGEKLAMKGFAMAASSPKLYNMGSKVAPSMMGPFSKEGKVTKGPGPIKPWTDIRDFPEPSKQSFRKWFKEREKGEKN from the coding sequence ATGCCGATGAAAATTAGTGATGAACAATTTTTTGGTCGAGTCGAGAAAGGGCTAAAAAATGAGTTTATGAGAAATGCGATGGTTTCTGCTCAGGAACGTTTAAAAAATAAAAAACTAGAAGCGCAAGAAGAGCTTGGAAACTGGGAGGAGTGGCGAAACCTTGCTGAAGAAATTCGCCAACATACTCTTGAGAATTTAGATTATTATTTAGAACAGTTAACGGATAATGTCATTCAACGTGGTGGAAATGTCTTTTTTGCGCAAACGGCAGAAGAAGCGAATGAGTATATTACGAATATTGCAAAACAAAAACAAGCCAAGAAAATTATTAAATCGAAATCAATGGTTACAGAAGAAATTAGCATGAACCAAGCGTTAGAAGCATTAGGATGTGAAGTAATCGAGTCTGATTTAGGAGAGTATATTCTTCAAATTGATGATCATGACCCCCCTTCGCATCTCGTCGCACCTGCGTTACACAAGAATAAAGATCAAATCAGAGATACATTCCAAGAAAAACGCGGATACACGAAATCATCCAAACCTGAAGAACTAGCTTTATTTGCAAGAGAACAGCTTCGCGCGGAATTTTTAGAAGCAGATATCGGAATTACAGGCTGTAACTTTGCTGTAGCAGAATCAGGAAGTATTTCACTTGTTACTAACGAAGGAAACGCACGTCTTTCAACAACACTTCCCAAAACACAAATTACGGTTATGGGGATGGAGCGAATTGTTCCTACGTGGGAAGAACTTGATATTTTAGTTAGTATGTTATGTCGAAGTGCTGTTGGACAAAAGCTAACAAGTTATATTACAGGGTTAACAGGACCGAAAGATGCAGGCGATGTTGATGGACCAGAAGAATTCCATCTAGTCATTGTTGACAACGGCCGTTCAAACATATTGGGAACGGAATTCCAATCGGCGCTTCAATGTATTCGTTGTGCGGCTTGTATTAACGTTTGTCCTATCTATCGTCATATCGGTGGTCACTCTTACGGTTCCATATATCCTGGACCAATTGGAGCAGTATTATCACCATTACTAGGTGGTTATGACGATTATAAAGAACTTCCTTTCGCTTCTAGCTTATGTGCAGCATGTACCGAAGCTTGTCCAGTAAAAATTCCACTTCACGACTTACTCGTCAAACATCGTCGTAACATTGTTGAAGAACAAGGAAAAGGTGGTTTTGGTGAAAAGTTAGCAATGAAAGGCTTTGCTATGGCAGCAAGCTCACCAAAGTTGTATAACATGGGATCGAAAGTAGCTCCGTCGATGATGGGACCTTTCTCAAAAGAAGGGAAAGTAACGAAAGGACCAGGACCAATTAAACCGTGGACCGATATTCGGGATTTCCCAGAACCAAGCAAACAAAGCTTCCGTAAGTGGTTTAAGGAACGTGAGAAGGGGGAGAAGAACTAA